One Drosophila willistoni isolate 14030-0811.24 chromosome XL unlocalized genomic scaffold, UCI_dwil_1.1 Seg142, whole genome shotgun sequence genomic region harbors:
- the LOC111518884 gene encoding uncharacterized protein LOC111518884 produces MSMSRLSNTRIILGSMSNIINTRQPIRQHMSKPKIVKIFKQQSATYIVVHASRASAAALEDMDEWEMPVPMEMPKKSTLCLPPKRTEQDQCRICKAQSKEAVKNLFNHELPKVQRLPFRPMPAVNGNVSSRRFANAEELLKVMDKPQQLAEEVINLDLQLSWEKATNKKLTAGCKDLLSELALKQRVQRGK; encoded by the coding sequence ATGTCCATGTCTAGGTTGTCGAACACTCGTATAATTTTGGGATCGATGAGCAATATAATCAATACACGTCAACCAATTCGCCAACACATGTCGAAGCCGAAGATTGTGAAGATTTTCAAACAGCAGTCGGCCACTTACATTGTCGTCCATGCTTCGCGGGCCTCAGCCGCCGCCCTAGAGGACATGGATGAGTGGGAAATGCCTGTGCCGATGGAGATGCCTAAGAAGAGCACACTGTGTTTGCCCCCGAAACGCACTGAACAGGACCAGTGCAGGATTTGCAAGGCCCAGAGTAAGGAGGCTGTGAAGAATCTTTTCAATCATGAACTTCCCAAGGTGCAACGTCTGCCCTTCCGCCCGATGCCGGCCGTCAATGGCAATGTCTCAAGCCGCCGCTTTGCCAATGCCGAGGAGTTGCTGAAGGTCATGGATAAACCCCAACAGTTGGCAGAAGAGGTAATCAACTTGGACCTCCAATTGTCCTGGGAAAAGGCTACGAACAAGAAGCTAACGGCGGGCTGTAAAGATTTACTTTCAGAGTTGGCTTTAAAACAACGAGTCCAAAGAGGAAAATGA